Genomic DNA from Deltaproteobacteria bacterium:
AGATGTTACCTCTACAACCCAGGAGGACTGGAAGCGCATTCTTTCGGTCAACCTGGATGGTGTATTCTACTGTTCGCGCCATGCCGTGCCTTACATGATCAAAGCCGGAGGGGGAAGCATCGTCCACGTGGCCTCTGAGGCCGGGATCGTCGGGATCAGGAACCAGGTGGCCTACAACGTCTCCAAGGCCGCTGTCATCATGATGGCCAAGAGCATGGCCATCGATCTCGCTCCCCACAATATTCGGGTCAATGCAGTCTGTCCCGGGACAACCGAGACCCCTCTGGTGAAGGCCGCCATCGAGCGGAGTCCCGATCCTGCCGAAGCGCGGAAGGCCTTGGAGAGCTGCCGCCCCGCCAACAGGCTCGGACGTCCTGAGGAGATTGCCTCAGCTATTCTATTCATCGCCTCCGACGAACCGGGATATGCCACGGGGTCCAGCCTGATCATAGACGGAGGCATGACCGCCTGGTAGGCCTTGAAAGGAACAGGGTCATGGCACGACTATTTGGCAAAGAATACAGCCGCTCGGATCTGCTTCAAAGGGTGGGAGATATTTCTCAGGTTGCCGGGGTCAGACTCATGAGGCTTGAAGATGGCAGGGAAGAAGGGGTTCGGGTGATCGAAGCCCGCACCGGAACGGGCTTCCGCTTCAACGTCCTGCCGTCCCGGGGGATGGACGTCTCCTTTGCCGAGTACAAGGGTATTCCTCTCTCATGGCGATCCTGCACCGGCGATGTCTCTCCTGCCTTCTATGAGCCTGAAGGAGAAGGCTGGCATCGCATCTTCTACGGCGGGATGGTCATAACCTGCGGCCTGACCAACGTGGGCGTGCCCTGCGACGACCAGGGTGAAAGGCTCGGGCGTCATGGAAGGATCTCCGCCACTCCGGCCGAATCCGTCTATGCAGAAGGCCGGTGGGAGGGGGAGGAGTACGAACTCGTTATTCGGGGAAGGATGAGACAGGCCGCATTTTGGGGAGAAAACCTCTCACTCACCAGAAAGATCCATAGCCGGCTGGGGGCCTCCATGTTCCGGATCGAGGACGAAGTGGAGAACCACGACTTC
This window encodes:
- a CDS encoding glucose 1-dehydrogenase, producing MRLRDKVSIITGAGAGIGRATALRFAREGAKVVVADLDDSAGEDLVREIKEAGKEAAFVHTDVSSFEDCRRLMESTHQTFGRIDILVNNAGIYTQGDVTSTTQEDWKRILSVNLDGVFYCSRHAVPYMIKAGGGSIVHVASEAGIVGIRNQVAYNVSKAAVIMMAKSMAIDLAPHNIRVNAVCPGTTETPLVKAAIERSPDPAEARKALESCRPANRLGRPEEIASAILFIASDEPGYATGSSLIIDGGMTAW
- a CDS encoding DUF4432 family protein; this translates as MARLFGKEYSRSDLLQRVGDISQVAGVRLMRLEDGREEGVRVIEARTGTGFRFNVLPSRGMDVSFAEYKGIPLSWRSCTGDVSPAFYEPEGEGWHRIFYGGMVITCGLTNVGVPCDDQGERLGRHGRISATPAESVYAEGRWEGEEYELVIRGRMRQAAFWGENLSLTRKIHSRLGASMFRIEDEVENHDFSPTPLMLLYHVNLGFPLLSEESTLLIPTEKVEPMENSADPDDFNRFHPPTPGAPSQVFYHKVASDPEGRVLVALINEKLSMGIYIQYESTCWALNRPTAMWKGAPGNGKKGLWSSFSPAKREISIWNSACSSPAQS